The proteins below are encoded in one region of Candidatus Binataceae bacterium:
- the lysA gene encoding diaminopimelate decarboxylase: MNYFEYKNDQLYAEDVPLAELASRVGTPLYVYSTRTLRRHFRVFDEAFAGTDHLICYAMKALSNLSILKLFASMGAGFDIVSVGELMRCLRVGADPKKIVFSGVGKTDEEIAAALEAGILMINVESRPELHRIAEVAGRMKRSAPVSLRVNPDLDPGTHPHISTGHRDSKFGIPLSQVDEYYAEARSLKNLELVGLSTHIGSQITEVGPFAEEGQKVAAIVKRLRTAGISLKYLDLGGGLGIPYQESPPPPSEYAASLLPPLRDLGLKLITEPGRVMVGNAGVLVTRVLYIKETDVKRFVVIDGAMNDLIRPVLYEAYHEIRPVDRRAGGKAFIADVVGPVCESGDFFAREREMAEPKPGDLLAVMSAGAYGFVMASNYNSRPRAAEILVDGKDVHIIRDRDSFDDIVRGEHIVELRRE, encoded by the coding sequence ATGAATTACTTCGAATACAAGAACGATCAACTCTACGCCGAGGATGTGCCTCTCGCCGAGCTCGCAAGCCGCGTCGGCACGCCCCTTTACGTCTACAGCACGCGGACGCTGCGCCGTCATTTTCGCGTCTTTGACGAGGCCTTCGCGGGCACCGACCATCTCATCTGCTACGCCATGAAGGCGCTGTCGAACCTCAGCATCCTGAAGCTGTTCGCCTCGATGGGCGCCGGTTTCGACATTGTTTCGGTGGGCGAGCTGATGCGATGCCTGCGCGTCGGCGCGGATCCAAAAAAGATCGTTTTTTCAGGCGTGGGCAAGACCGACGAGGAGATCGCAGCGGCTCTGGAAGCCGGCATCCTCATGATCAACGTCGAGTCGCGCCCCGAGCTGCATCGGATCGCGGAAGTCGCGGGCCGCATGAAGCGCAGTGCGCCCGTCAGCCTGCGCGTCAATCCCGATCTCGATCCCGGCACCCATCCACACATCTCGACCGGGCATCGCGACAGCAAGTTTGGCATTCCGCTTTCGCAGGTCGACGAGTATTACGCCGAAGCTCGCAGCCTCAAGAATCTCGAGCTGGTCGGGCTCAGCACGCATATCGGATCGCAGATCACCGAAGTTGGACCGTTTGCCGAAGAGGGGCAGAAGGTCGCCGCGATCGTGAAGCGCCTGCGCACCGCGGGCATCAGTCTCAAGTATCTCGACCTGGGCGGCGGACTCGGAATCCCCTACCAGGAATCGCCGCCGCCGCCGTCGGAATATGCGGCCTCACTGCTGCCTCCGCTGCGCGATCTCGGACTCAAGCTGATCACCGAGCCAGGTCGCGTGATGGTCGGCAATGCCGGCGTGCTCGTGACGCGCGTGCTCTATATCAAGGAAACCGACGTGAAGCGTTTCGTCGTGATCGACGGTGCGATGAACGATCTGATTCGGCCTGTGCTCTACGAAGCGTACCACGAGATTCGTCCGGTCGATCGCCGCGCGGGCGGCAAGGCGTTCATCGCCGACGTCGTCGGACCAGTATGCGAGAGCGGCGATTTCTTTGCGCGCGAGCGCGAGATGGCCGAGCCGAAGCCCGGTGACCTGCTCGCCGTGATGAGCGCGGGTGCCTACGGTTTCGTGATGGCCTCGAACTACAACAGCAGACCGCGC